A genome region from Gadus chalcogrammus isolate NIFS_2021 chromosome 7, NIFS_Gcha_1.0, whole genome shotgun sequence includes the following:
- the pcdh1a gene encoding protocadherin-1 produces the protein MDMNTKATVLWALLVLHCGPTGGSILYRVQEEQPPNTLIGSLAADQGLPDSGHLYKLEVGAPYLRVDGKTGDIFTTEVPIDRETLRDCRAQGKGKPCYLEFEVSVTDLIQNQSPRLIEGRIEVQDINDNTPQFPSSVLTISVPENTHMGALFSIPVATDKDSERNGVADYALAAGPDATTLFGLQVAEDRGEKLPQLIVLGMLDREVKDSYDLTIKAVDGGHPQRYSSALLRVVVTDANDNSPKFEKSAYEAEVQENSPVGHSVLQVKANDYDMGPNGEIEYTLHQALDPVPKLLRIDRSTGIIYVKGALDREEVDSLTFYVVARDRGPQPKSSKTFVTIEVTDQNDNAPAVEIRGIGLVTHSEGVANISEDMPVGTAVALVQVSDRDEGENAVVTCVVAGDVPFQLRPASDSSSDNKRKYFLQTTTPLDYERVRDYRVEIVAVDSGNPALSSTNSLKVQVTDVNDNSPIFSPTLFEVDFAEENQPGERVLNVIAADADSGTNAELVYSIVADASIKGLFEIDPSSGEVRARSPLDREQRERYEFRVTAADKGSTSHRGTATVVIRVLDRNDNDPKFMLSGYSFSVLENMPPLSPVGMVTVMDVDKGENAHVHLSVEPDGGKFVVQNGTGTILSSISFDREKEGSYTFRLKAVDGGDPPRSSYVGVTINVLDENDNDPVVTKPANYSFKRLSPQATPDSHVEVVEAEDLDSGPNAELSFSITGGNPYQLFRISPTNGEITLAKELTRKHGGLHRLVVRVSDRGKPARHTTALVHIYVNETISNVTMVETLVGHSIYTPLDRDIAGDPDNGLSAQRSNILFGSLAGITGVVMLILAVVFIRHRIHRDTKSGYQAGKKESKDLYAPNKQVPKNGKGKRGKKGKPCKSPKPLGEEEEVSLQKSHKFSLDGGGDSPRIHLPLTYSPGSPDIGRHYRSNSPLPSIQLQAQSPSASQKHQAVQDLPATNTFVGTGGDDNSTGSEHYSDYSYKTGQSKYSTKQVGGSCASIAARPRRVGLRGMGVVQV, from the exons ATGGATATGAATACTAAAGCGACCGTGCTCTGGGCCCTGCTCGTGCTGCACTGCGGCCCCACCGGGGGCAGCATCCTGTACCGGGTGCAGGAGGAGCAGCCCCCCAACACCCTGATCGGCAGCCTGGCGGCCGATCAGGGGCTGCCCGACTCGGGCCACCTCTACAAGCTGGAGGTGGGCGCCCCGTACCTGCGCGTGGACGGCAAGACCGGGGACATCTTCACCACCGAGGTCCCCATCGACCGCGAGACCCTGCGGGACTGCCGCGCCCAGGGGAAGGGAAAGCCCTGCTACCTGGAGTTCGAGGTGTCGGTGACGGACCTCATCCAGAACCAGAGTCCCCGGCTCATCGAGGGCCGCATCGAGGTGCAGGACATCAACGACAACACGCCGCAGTTCCCCTCCTCGGTGCTCACCATCTCGGTGCCCGAGAACACGCACATGGGCGCGCTCTTCTCCATCCCCGTGGCGACCGACAAGGACTCGGAGCGCAACGGCGTGGCGGACTACGCGCTGGCGGCCGGGCCGGACGCCACCACGCTGTTCGGCCTGCAGGTGGCGGAGGACCGCGGGGAGAAGCTGCCCCAGCTCATCGTGCTCGGGATGCTGGACCGCGAGGTCAAGGACTCGTACGACCTGACCATCAAGGCGGTGGACGGGGGCCACCCGCAGCGCTACAGCAGCGCCCTGCTCCGGGTGGTGGTCACCGACGCCAACGACAACTCGCCCAAGTTCGAGAAGTCCGCGTACGAAGCAGAGGTGCAGGAGAACAGCCCGGTGGGACACTCGGTGCTGCAG GTCAAAGCCAACGACTACGACATGGGCCCCAACGGGGAGATCGAGTACACCCTCCACCAGGCCCTGGACCCCGTTCCCAAGCTGCTCCGCATCGACCGCTCCACCGGCATCATCTACGTGAAGGGCGCCCTGGACCGCGAGGAGGTGGACAGCCTGACCTTCTACGTGGTGGCCCGGGACCGGGGCCCGCAGCCCAAGAGCTCCAAGACCTTCGTGACCATCGAGGTGACGGACCAGAACGACAACGCGCCCGCCGTGGAGATCCGGGGCATCGGCCTGGTCACGCACAGCGAGGGCGTGGCCAACATCTCGGAGGACATGCCGGTGGGCACGGCGGTGGCGCTGGTGCAGGTGTCGGACCGCGACGAGGGGGAGAACGCGGTGGTCACCTGCGTGGTGGCGGGCGACGTGCCCTTCCAGCTGCGGCCCGCCAGCGACTCGTCCAGCGACAACAAGAGGAAGTACTTCCTGCAGACGACCACGCCGCTGGACTACGAGCGGGTCCGGGACTACCGGGTGGAGATCGTGGCGGTGGACTCGGGGAACCCGGCGCTGTCCAGCACCAACTCGCTGAAGGTGCAGGTGACGGACGTCAACGACAACTCGCCCATCTTCTCGCCCACGCTGTTCGAGGTGGACTTCGCCGAGGAGAACCAGCCGGGCGAGCGGGTTCTGAACGTCATCGCCGCCGACGCCGACAGCGGTACGAACGCGGAGCTGGTCTACAGCATCGTGGCCGACGCGTCCATCAAGGGCCTGTTCGAGATCGACCCCAGCTCCGGGGAGGTGCGAGCCCGGAGCCCCCTGGACCGGGAGCAGCGGGAGCGCTACGAGTTCCGGGTCACGGCGGCGGATAAGGGGTCGACGAGTCACCGAGGCACCGCCACCGTGGTGATAAGAGTCCTCGACCGCAACGACAACGACCCCAAGTTCATGCTGAGCGGCTACAGCTTCTCCGTGCTGGAGAACATGCCGCCGCTCAGCCCCGTCGGCATGGTAACGGTCATGGACGTGGACAAAGGCGAGAACGCCCACGTCCACCTCTCGGTCGAGCCCGACGGAGGGAAGTTCGTGGTGCAGAACGGCACCGGCACCATCCTCTCCAGCATCTCCTTCGACCGGGAGAAGGAGGGCAGCTACACCTTCCGGCTGAAGGCGGTGGACGGGGGCGACCCGCCCCGGTCCTCGTACGTGGGCGTGACCATCAACGTGCTGGACGAGAACGACAACGACCCCGTGGTCACCAAGCCCGCCAACTACTCCTTCAAGAGGCTGTCGCCGCAGGCGACCCCGGACAGCcacgtggaggtggtggaggcggaggacCTGGACAGCGGGCCCAACGCCGAGCTCAGCTTCAGCATCACCGGGGGCAACCCCTACCAGCTGTTCCGCATCTCCCCCACCAACGGGGAGATCACCCTGGCCAAGGAGCTGACCCGGAAGCACGGCGGGCTCCACCGCCTCGTGGTGCGCGTCAGCGACCGCGGGAAGCCGGCGCGCCACACCACCGCCCTGGTGCACATCTACGTCAACGAGACCATCTCCAACGTCACCATGGTGGAGACGCTGGTGGGCCACAGCATCTACACCCCGCTGGACCGCGACATCGCCGGCGACCCCGACAACGGCTTGTCCGCGCAGCGCAGCAACATCCTGTTCGGCAGCCTGGCGGGCATCACGGGCGTGGTGATGCTCATCCTGGCGGTGGTGTTCATCCGCCACCGCATCCACCGCGACACCAAGAGCGGCTACCAGGCCGGCAAGAAGGAGTCCAAGGACCTGTACGCGCCCAACAAGCAGGTGCCCAAGAACGGCAAGGGCAAGCGCGGCAAGAAGGGCAAGCCGTGCAAGTCGCCCAAACCcctgggcgaggaggaggaggtcagccTGCAGAAGAGCCACAAGTTCAGCCTAGACGGGGGGGGCGACAGCCCCCGCATCCACCTGCCCCTCACCTACTCCCCCGGCAGCCCCGACATCGGCCGGCACTACCGCTCCAACTCGCCGCTGCCGTCCATCCAGCTGCAGGCGCAGTCGCCGTCGGCCTCCCAGAAGCACCAGGCGGTGCAGGACCTGCCCGCCACCAACACCTTCGTGGGCACGGGCGGAGATGACAACTCCACGGGCTCGGAGCACTACTCTGACTACAGCTACAAGACGGGCCAGTCGAAGTACAGCACCAAGCAGGTAGGAGGGAGCTGTGCATCGATCGCCGCGCGTCCCCGGAGGGTTGGCCTGCGTGGGATGGGGGTGGTACAGGTCTGA